The Ranitomeya imitator isolate aRanImi1 chromosome 6, aRanImi1.pri, whole genome shotgun sequence genome window below encodes:
- the TRIL gene encoding TLR4 interactor with leucine rich repeats, giving the protein MEKAIFLVLLILVTPTVGWSVEKCPEPCDCQHSQHILCSNRGLFSVPKSSHFVSPAATKTYSLGGNFITNLSAIDFLNYYNLQRLDLQYNQIQFIHPKAFEQLTHLEELYLGNNWLSTLTTNALLPLKKLKVLNVNSNQLHNISQSSLANLVSLIKLRLDSNNIQILHGSPFLGLSNLLYLHLENNKITNISKNAFVGLVKLRLLSLSGNPLNSLRFPIFLPLRSLNTLTMAGNNLHQLGPGVFNGLQRLSKLILSSNRISTLHSKAFQGLVMLQELQLDGNSLAKLPEGLLASLHSLEILNLSCNALSKLQPGTFNGLNRLRVLDLQHNMLNFLPKDIFSGNLALYRLQLDGNQWNCNCHLLGFKHWILGTLHSRSRMLTVFVQCREPLEVAGKYLDYLDDAYLQAVGGCTLSTISPEMATTMQDDHSINQRMSDASIEPIEQTTKTAPHLHLLAPKSTLASRGPTLLLTPASVQMVPSTKRPENKKRLGGSGRHKGLQTDKKRNIKTSIGSSNPNGIKQNGDAEKQNADTLQTATEPLTLLHLKQAGAQIPTSYKLSQSTSTAQTKHPRETTKPFSESENSEVAGTLESPIEMSRDGVLRPEFRQAMPAAETLHQNQLDSLRTSLSSVHDGHRETLQQVAPLGLSDPCEFNKLHLLNLSVESVGSNTARVRWQTSVSHSHGHVLFRVLYERFGQSGRFQRFVYPRGHAESLTLLELTGDTPYLVCVESIINGRACPVAPREHCVGLVTSPSEDEHPVINYQMLALGLLALNALLLLLGLVIWGSRRARKKWCRRRAPVHVRQMYSTRRPYRSVGTGVSTDFSGFQSHRPRTAVCALGEADLIEFPGCERFREGGNLHRDDLLQRFPD; this is encoded by the coding sequence ATGGAGAAGGCTATATTTTTGGTGCTGTTGATATTGGTGACTCCCACTGTTGGCTGGAGTGTGGAGAAGTGTCCAGAACCATGTGATTGTCAACATTCACAACATATACTGTGCTCCAACAGGGGGCTATTTTCAGTTCCAAAATCCAGCCACTTTGTAAGCCCAGCTGCAACTAAAACCTACAGCTTAGGAGGAAACTTTATTACCAACCTAAGTGCCATAGACTTTTTGAATTATTACAATTTACAGAGACTTGATCTGCAGTATAATCAGATACAGTTCATTCATCCGAAGGCATTTGAGCAACTCACTCACCTGGAAGAACTGTACCTGGGCAATAACTGGCTTTCTACTCTTACTACTAATGCTTTGTTGCCACTCAAGAAACTTAAGGTCCTTAACGTGAATAGCAACCAACTTCACAATATCAGTCAATCCAGTCTTGCTAACTTAGTGTCCCTTATTAAGTTGAGGCTGGACAGTAATAATATTCAGATACTTCATGGATCTCCTTTCTTGGGTCTCTCGAATCTGCTTTACTTGCATCTGGAAAACAACAAAATTACCAATATCAGTAAAAATGCCTTTGTAGGTCTTGTCAAATTGCGTTTGTTGAGCCTGTCAGGAAACCCCTTGAATTCCTTGAGATTTCCTATATTTTTGCCTTTGCGCTCTTTAAACACACTAACCATGGCAGGAAATAATCTACATCAACTGGGACCAGGTGTTTTCAATGGACTACAAAGGCTTTCCAAGCTCATACTCAGCTCAAACAGGATTTCTACGCTCCATAGTAAGGCTTTTCAAGGGCTAGTGATGTTGCAAGAGCTACAACTGGATGGCAACTCACTGGCCAAACTCCCCGAAGGCCTCCTGGCATCACTGCACAGTCTGGAAATTTTGAACCTGAGCTGCAATGCCCTGTCAAAATTGCAACCCGGaacctttaatggactaaaccgtcTTAGGGTACTAGATTTGCAGCACAATATGTTGAACTTCCTCCCTAAGGATATTTTTTCTGGTAATTTAGCTCTTTATCGGTTACAGCTGGATGGAAATCAATGGAACTGTAACTGCCATCTATTGGGGTTTAAGCACTGGATTCTGGGGACCCTGCATTCACGCAGCCGCATGCTAACTGTGTTTGTACAGTGCAGGGAGCCTCTGGAAGTTGCAGGGAAATATTTGGACTACCTTGATGATGCCTATTTACAGGCAGTAGGAGGCTGCACACTCAGCACCATATCTCCAGAAATGGCTACTACCATGCAAGATGACCATTCTATAAACCAGAGGATGAGTGATGCTAGTATTGAGCCTATAGAGCAGACAACGAAAACTGCTCCTCATCTTCATTTATTAGCTCCTAAATCAACACTTGCATCAAGAGGACCTACTTTGCTTCTAACCCCAGCGTCAGTGCAAATGGTGCCAAGCACAAAGAGACCTGAGAATAAGAAAAGGTTAGGCGGCTCTGGACGTCACAAGGGACTACAAACTGATAAAAAACGAAATATAAAGACTTCAATTGGATCCAGCAATCCTAATGGAATTAAACAGAATGGAGATGCTGAAAAGCAAAATGCAGATACATTGCAGACTGCAACTGAGCCATTAACACTGTTACATCTCAAACAAGCGGGGGCTCAAATCCCAACATCGTACAAGTTGTCACAAAGTACCTCTACAGCTCAGACCAAACACCCACGTGAGACCACAAAGCCTTTTTCTGAATCTGAGAACTCTGAGGTGGCTGGTACCTTGGAGTCACCTATTGAAATGTCACGCGATGGCGTTTTGCGTCCTGAGTTTAGACAGGCCATGCCCGCAGCAGAGACCTTGCATCAAAACCAGCTTGACTCTTTGCGTACATCATTGAGTTCTGTTCATGATGGCCACAGGGAAACATTACAACAAGTTGCCCCCTTGGGCCTCTCTGATCCATGTGAATTTAACAAACTGCATCTACTTAATCTCTCGGTGGAATCTGTAGGAAGTAACACAGCCCGTGTACGCTGGCAGACTTCAGTCTCTCATAGCCATGGGCATGTCTTATTCAGGGTGCTGTATGAACGTTTTGGCCAGAGTGGCCGCTTTCAGCGATTTGTGTATCCTCGCGGCCATGCAGAATCTTTAACTTTGCTGGAGCTCACAGGAGATACTCCATATTTGGTGTGTGTGGAGAGTATCATTAATGGTCGAGCCTGTCCTGTGGCTCCTAGGGAACATTGTGTGGGGCTTGTGACCTCACCTTCTGAAGATGAGCACCCTGTAATTAACTACCAAATGTTAGCCTTGGGCCTACTAGCCCTGAATGCTTTGCTGCTTTTGCTAGGGTTGGTGATTTGGGGTTCCAGGAGAGCACGCAAGAAATGGTGTCGTAGACGAGCCCCAGTCCATGTACGTCAAATGTACTCTACACGTCGGCCATACAGGTCTGTGGGTACTGGAGTTTCCACTGATTTCTCAGGTTTTCAGTCACATCGACCCCGCACTGCAGTGTGTGCTCTGGGAGAAGCAGACCTTATTGAGTTTCCTGGCTGTGAACGTTTCCGAGAGGGAGGAAATCTACACAGAGATGATCTCCTGCAGAGGTTCCCAGACTGA